In the Gammaproteobacteria bacterium genome, one interval contains:
- the lptC gene encoding LPS export ABC transporter periplasmic protein LptC yields the protein MKLRILVFIFVLGIGAIAAGWIYEIHLRPITERADLIIPDNIDYYLTNLHYRSMNTDGNVDYEFDSPRLEHYLRTDVSTIEIPSLKIFRDRDQWQVDANVGEFEHQVNILHLRESVVMQRQGDNPLRINTESISFEPDRDLVISDSRISMLSDQATIEAEQAVFDLGGKVYRFKNTRATYYDGDS from the coding sequence ATGAAATTGCGGATTCTGGTTTTTATCTTTGTGCTCGGCATCGGAGCGATCGCGGCCGGATGGATCTATGAAATTCACCTTCGACCCATCACCGAAAGAGCTGACCTGATTATCCCCGACAATATCGATTACTACCTGACCAATTTGCATTACCGCTCGATGAATACGGATGGTAATGTTGATTACGAATTCGACAGTCCCCGCCTAGAACACTACCTGCGTACCGATGTGAGCACCATCGAAATTCCGTCGTTGAAGATATTTCGCGACCGTGACCAATGGCAGGTTGATGCCAATGTCGGGGAATTCGAGCACCAGGTTAATATTTTGCATCTGAGGGAAAGCGTGGTCATGCAAAGGCAGGGTGATAACCCGCTACGCATCAACACCGAAAGCATTAGTTTCGAACCGGATCGAGACCTGGTCATCAGCGATAGCAGGATTTCAATGCTTAGCGATCAGGCCACGATCGAGGCCGAACAGGCTGTATTCGATCTGGGCGGCAAGGTCTACCGATTCAAAAATACCCGCGCTACTTATTATGACGGCGATAGTTAA
- a CDS encoding PTS fructose transporter subunit IIA, with protein sequence MNVGILLVTHEDIGAQLITVARTIFKQPPVPVSLVSVPSDLEPAVLGKFADLIRNAIDDQEQGQGVLVLTDIFGATPDNLARHFAGDRNARVVSGLNLPMLLRVLNYAQQPLEQLSETALKGGRSGIQLGQE encoded by the coding sequence ATGAATGTCGGCATTTTACTGGTAACTCACGAGGATATCGGCGCGCAGCTGATTACTGTGGCCAGGACCATATTCAAACAGCCCCCCGTGCCGGTTTCCCTGGTGTCGGTACCGTCGGATCTCGAACCCGCAGTGCTCGGTAAATTCGCGGATTTAATCCGTAATGCAATCGATGACCAGGAACAGGGTCAGGGTGTACTGGTGCTCACCGATATCTTTGGTGCAACACCTGATAACCTGGCCCGGCATTTCGCCGGCGATCGCAATGCGCGGGTCGTTAGCGGGTTAAACTTGCCGATGTTGCTGCGCGTATTAAACTACGCACAGCAACCACTGGAGCAACTCAGCGAAACCGCGCTGAAGGGCGGCAGGAGCGGGATACAACTGGGCCAGGAATGA
- a CDS encoding HPr family phosphocarrier protein, translated as MITEKVTIVNKLGLHARAASKLVNCASQFESEVFITRKGNRINAKSIMGVMMLAASKGAELELEIEGNDEQACRDALLQLIGDRFGEAE; from the coding sequence ATGATCACCGAAAAGGTAACCATCGTGAACAAACTCGGGCTGCACGCGCGTGCAGCATCCAAACTGGTCAATTGCGCCAGCCAGTTCGAGAGCGAGGTATTCATCACGCGCAAGGGTAATCGTATCAACGCCAAGAGTATCATGGGCGTTATGATGCTGGCTGCGAGCAAGGGCGCTGAACTGGAGCTAGAGATTGAGGGAAACGACGAGCAGGCCTGTCGCGACGCGTTGCTGCAATTGATCGGTGACCGCTTCGGCGAAGCCGAATGA
- the raiA gene encoding ribosome-associated translation inhibitor RaiA produces the protein MQVSLSGHHVDITESMRNYVNEKVGKLDRHFDQALDIHIVLTVEKLRHKAEATLHVSGSNLHADDVQEDMYAAIDGLVDKLDRQGKKHKEKLKSHRLKGTSAELA, from the coding sequence ATGCAAGTCAGTCTAAGCGGTCATCATGTCGACATAACGGAATCCATGCGCAACTATGTAAACGAAAAGGTCGGAAAGCTCGATCGGCACTTCGACCAGGCGCTGGACATTCATATCGTACTAACTGTGGAAAAACTGCGTCACAAGGCGGAGGCCACACTGCACGTCAGCGGCAGTAACCTGCATGCCGACGATGTCCAGGAAGATATGTATGCCGCAATTGATGGTCTCGTCGATAAACTTGATCGCCAGGGAAAAAAACACAAAGAAAAACTGAAGAGCCATCGGCTCAAAGGCACGTCTGCCGAGCTGGCCTGA
- the mgtE gene encoding magnesium transporter, translating into MIEEDIEQLRQDVSVALESGDRIEILKLLSSVNVAEIALLLDSLPAQQRDSIWPLIEPGDLGAVLLETQDDISDAKLRELDPEEIATIVGTLPDVDDQADLILALPTDKLVKTLHTLDAHKREKLESVLSYSEDTAGGLMNIDQVTVRADVSLDVVLRYLRIRGELPDHTDQLFVTDRHDHYMGALYLRDLLTNDPEAEVKSIMRTDVDAMHVHMSDNEVAREFEKYDLVSAAIVDEEHRLIGRITVDDVVDVIRDEGDHSIMGMAGLSEEEDMFSPVLVTSKRRGIWLGINLLTAFLAAYVIGFFEEILDQVVALAILITIVPSMGGIAGSQTLTIAIRGLALGQLGSSNYRSLIRKEISVGLLNGLLWAIVVASLSIIWFQNFAIGMVIAFALVVNLLSGAFAGAVIPVVLRQIGIDPAIAGGVVLTTITDVVGIIAFLGLATLVLG; encoded by the coding sequence ATGATTGAAGAAGATATCGAGCAACTGCGTCAGGACGTATCGGTAGCGCTTGAATCCGGCGACAGGATTGAGATATTAAAGTTATTGAGTTCCGTCAACGTGGCAGAGATCGCCTTGTTGCTTGACTCATTGCCAGCACAGCAACGGGATTCGATCTGGCCGCTGATCGAACCGGGTGACCTGGGTGCCGTATTACTTGAAACCCAGGACGACATCAGCGACGCCAAGCTCAGAGAGCTCGATCCCGAAGAAATTGCCACGATTGTCGGAACCCTGCCGGATGTGGACGATCAGGCCGATCTTATCCTGGCCCTTCCCACCGACAAGCTTGTAAAGACGCTGCATACGCTGGACGCGCACAAGCGTGAAAAGCTCGAATCGGTTCTGTCATACAGCGAGGATACCGCCGGCGGCCTGATGAACATTGACCAGGTCACGGTGCGTGCCGATGTTTCACTCGACGTGGTGTTACGCTACCTGCGTATCCGCGGTGAGTTACCTGATCACACCGACCAGCTCTTCGTCACCGACCGTCATGACCATTACATGGGTGCATTGTATTTACGTGACCTGCTGACCAACGACCCGGAGGCCGAGGTCAAAAGTATTATGCGTACCGATGTCGATGCCATGCATGTACACATGTCAGACAACGAGGTGGCTCGTGAATTTGAAAAATACGACCTGGTGAGCGCCGCAATCGTCGATGAAGAACACAGGCTTATCGGTCGTATCACAGTCGACGACGTCGTCGATGTCATTCGCGATGAAGGCGATCACTCCATCATGGGCATGGCCGGTCTCTCTGAAGAGGAAGACATGTTTTCCCCGGTGCTGGTGACTTCGAAGCGACGCGGGATCTGGCTGGGTATTAACCTGTTAACCGCTTTTCTGGCCGCCTACGTAATCGGCTTCTTCGAAGAAATCCTCGACCAGGTGGTCGCACTCGCGATCCTGATCACGATCGTGCCCAGCATGGGTGGAATCGCCGGATCACAAACCCTGACCATCGCAATTCGCGGTCTTGCCCTCGGTCAACTGGGTAGCTCTAATTACCGCTCACTGATTAGAAAGGAGATATCCGTTGGATTATTAAACGGGTTACTGTGGGCAATAGTAGTAGCATCACTGTCGATCATCTGGTTTCAGAATTTCGCAATTGGCATGGTCATCGCCTTTGCGCTCGTCGTGAACCTGCTCTCCGGGGCATTCGCCGGAGCGGTTATTCCGGTAGTCTTGCGTCAGATTGGAATTGATCCGGCAATCGCCGGGGGAGTGGTATTAACCACCATTACCGATGTCGTCGGTATCATCGCATTCCTGGGACTCGCAACCCTGGTTCTCGGCTAA
- a CDS encoding RNA polymerase factor sigma-54: MKQSLQLRIGQSLTMTPQLQQAIKLLQLSSLELQAEIQETLDANPLLEQEDNLGEITVFDTDASSGGSNSEDSTDFKLPNPVSENRAQQTLPDELEIDARWEHIYDNLPGSSTQSATSGIDNRDMFENQSGAEDTLKNHLTWQLDCAHISEIDHDIGLAIIDAINDSGYLSDSIEDIYEGLAQQHENLELDEVEAVLHLVQRFDPVGVAAKSPSECMTIQLEQYDPETPCLAKAKVLVDKYLEHLASNDVALLKRRLQASDSELAEIIKLIQTTNPHPGHSISQNHAEYVVPDVYVSKQSGRWRVSINPEHAPRLRVNDQYASLIKRSDTSDQNTYLKDHLQEARWFIKSLQSRNETLLRVATAIVERQHAFLEYGEEAMQPMVLRDIAEQLELHESTISRVTTHKYMHTPRGILEFKYFFSSHVGTADGGECSATAIRAIIKKFVAAEKPEKPLSDNKIATLLEQQGINVARRTVAKYREALNIPPSNERKRLF; this comes from the coding sequence ATGAAACAAAGCCTGCAACTGCGAATAGGGCAAAGCCTTACGATGACGCCTCAGTTGCAGCAGGCAATCAAATTGCTGCAGCTTTCCTCGCTGGAACTCCAGGCCGAAATCCAGGAAACCCTGGATGCCAATCCGCTACTCGAACAGGAAGATAATCTCGGTGAGATAACCGTTTTTGATACCGATGCATCAAGCGGTGGTTCCAATAGCGAGGATTCGACCGATTTCAAACTACCCAATCCGGTGTCAGAGAATCGCGCCCAACAAACGCTTCCGGATGAACTTGAAATCGACGCCCGTTGGGAACACATCTACGACAACCTGCCGGGTTCGTCCACCCAGTCCGCCACTTCAGGCATCGACAATCGCGATATGTTTGAGAACCAGTCGGGTGCCGAGGATACGCTCAAGAATCATCTAACCTGGCAGCTCGACTGTGCCCATATTTCAGAAATCGACCACGATATCGGACTTGCGATAATCGACGCTATAAACGACAGCGGGTACCTGAGCGATTCCATCGAAGATATTTACGAAGGTCTGGCACAACAACACGAGAACCTGGAGCTAGATGAAGTCGAAGCGGTGTTACACCTGGTGCAGCGATTCGACCCGGTAGGCGTTGCGGCCAAATCGCCAAGCGAATGCATGACGATTCAGCTGGAACAGTACGACCCCGAAACACCCTGCCTCGCCAAGGCAAAAGTGCTGGTCGACAAGTACCTAGAACACCTTGCCAGTAACGATGTGGCGCTACTGAAGCGTCGTTTGCAGGCCAGTGATAGCGAACTGGCAGAAATCATCAAACTGATCCAGACGACCAATCCGCACCCAGGACACAGTATCAGTCAAAACCATGCGGAATATGTTGTACCGGATGTTTACGTTAGCAAGCAATCGGGACGCTGGCGAGTCAGTATCAATCCGGAGCACGCCCCGCGACTCCGGGTTAACGACCAGTACGCGAGCCTGATCAAGCGTAGCGACACTAGCGATCAGAATACTTATTTAAAAGATCATTTACAGGAGGCGCGCTGGTTTATCAAGAGCCTGCAAAGCCGTAACGAAACCCTGTTGCGTGTCGCAACGGCAATCGTCGAACGCCAGCATGCCTTCCTCGAATATGGCGAAGAGGCAATGCAGCCCATGGTACTGCGCGATATTGCCGAACAGCTGGAGCTGCATGAATCGACGATCTCGAGAGTGACGACTCATAAATACATGCACACGCCGCGTGGTATACTCGAGTTCAAGTACTTCTTTTCGAGTCATGTGGGTACCGCCGATGGCGGTGAATGCTCGGCCACGGCAATACGGGCCATTATTAAAAAATTCGTTGCCGCGGAAAAACCGGAGAAACCACTAAGCGATAACAAGATAGCAACTTTGTTGGAGCAACAGGGTATTAACGTAGCCAGGAGAACCGTAGCTAAATACAGGGAAGCGTTAAATATTCCACCGTCCAACGAGCGTAAACGTCTTTTCTGA
- a CDS encoding HDOD domain-containing protein, protein MASVNSLNVAAAQGTAGLHLLVEEIDKLVSLPDIYYRLEEAIVDPGSTTDSIAELLRSDPDLCARMLRMANSAFYSFPTTIETIERAVSTIGLRQIRELVLVTAVIKAFEGIPPEKVDMASFWEHSVAVGILAREIGQAGGIPGAQSFYIPGLLHDLGRLVMYLKLPALMNDLLDQRESSGRAMHELEHEVLSYSHADIGGCLLAFWKLPPSICEPVTTHHNPAEGGEFMLSACAIHIADAWVNSNQIGSSGDRFELDISDEALALVGVDLEAVEAAASSAAEQIRAVARQFMGH, encoded by the coding sequence ATGGCCAGCGTTAATTCATTAAACGTCGCAGCAGCACAGGGAACCGCCGGTCTTCACCTGCTGGTCGAGGAAATCGACAAGCTGGTGAGCCTGCCGGATATCTACTATCGCCTCGAGGAAGCGATAGTCGATCCCGGGTCGACCACTGATTCGATTGCGGAACTGTTGCGCAGTGACCCGGATTTGTGCGCGCGCATGTTACGCATGGCCAATAGCGCTTTCTACAGCTTCCCGACCACGATTGAAACTATCGAACGGGCGGTCAGTACTATCGGCCTGCGCCAGATTCGCGAGCTGGTCCTGGTTACCGCCGTGATAAAGGCATTCGAGGGGATACCCCCGGAAAAGGTGGATATGGCCAGCTTCTGGGAACACAGTGTCGCGGTCGGTATCCTGGCGCGCGAGATTGGCCAGGCTGGTGGAATTCCAGGTGCGCAAAGCTTTTACATACCCGGCCTGTTGCACGACCTGGGACGGCTGGTGATGTATCTGAAACTGCCAGCGCTTATGAATGACTTGCTGGACCAGCGGGAATCGAGCGGACGCGCCATGCATGAACTCGAGCATGAAGTACTAAGCTACTCCCATGCCGATATTGGTGGCTGCCTGCTGGCGTTCTGGAAACTGCCGCCGTCGATATGTGAACCCGTGACGACGCATCATAATCCAGCAGAGGGCGGTGAGTTCATGCTAAGCGCCTGTGCTATTCACATCGCTGATGCCTGGGTCAACTCAAATCAAATCGGTAGTAGCGGCGACAGATTCGAGCTCGACATCAGTGACGAGGCGCTGGCACTGGTTGGGGTCGATCTGGAGGCTGTCGAAGCGGCAGCCTCCAGCGCGGCAGAGCAAATCCGTGCCGTGGCAAGACAGTTTATGGGTCATTAG
- the ptsN gene encoding PTS IIA-like nitrogen regulatory protein PtsN has translation MTISALLSPQSIFIDTELTSKKKLLELIANIVADRTQLPESVIYNNLLNRERLGSTGLGHGFAVPHARLENLDQTLGFFFRLNEPVNFESPDNIPVDLVFTIIIPEEATEEHLIILSSLAGIFSKPEICEAIRAAANRDEIGQIIRSAEQ, from the coding sequence ATGACAATTTCTGCACTTTTGTCACCACAAAGTATTTTCATCGATACTGAATTAACCAGCAAGAAAAAGCTCCTGGAGCTGATCGCAAATATTGTAGCTGATCGAACCCAACTTCCCGAATCCGTGATTTACAACAATCTGCTGAATCGTGAACGGCTCGGTAGCACCGGACTCGGTCACGGCTTTGCGGTCCCGCATGCCCGCCTGGAGAACCTCGACCAGACCCTGGGCTTTTTTTTCCGGCTAAATGAACCGGTCAATTTCGAGTCGCCCGATAACATTCCGGTTGACCTGGTATTCACCATAATCATCCCCGAAGAAGCAACCGAAGAACATTTGATAATCCTGTCTTCGCTTGCCGGCATATTCTCCAAACCGGAGATTTGTGAAGCGATACGCGCTGCGGCCAACCGCGATGAAATTGGACAAATAATTCGGTCGGCTGAGCAATGA
- the lptB gene encoding LPS export ABC transporter ATP-binding protein, protein MSNTNLLKATGLAKAYQKREVVRSVSLQVAAGEIVGLLGPNGAGKTTCFYMIVGLINNDAGTIHLNDKSIDHLPMHLRARLGIGYLPQEASVFRSLTVAQNIMAILQLRKDLDKAARNQMLEQLMEEFQIEHLRDTDGISLSGGERRRVEIARALANQPEFILLDEPFAGVDPISVIDIQSIIRQLATRGIGVLITDHNVRETLGICDRAYVMGNGEVLAEGNPSQILDNKIVRKIYLGDDFKL, encoded by the coding sequence ATGAGCAACACCAATCTACTCAAAGCGACCGGGCTGGCCAAGGCCTACCAGAAACGCGAGGTTGTCAGATCGGTTTCACTGCAGGTTGCTGCCGGCGAAATCGTTGGATTACTGGGCCCTAACGGTGCCGGAAAAACCACCTGTTTTTACATGATCGTCGGCTTGATCAACAATGACGCGGGCACCATTCATCTGAATGATAAATCCATAGACCACCTGCCAATGCATCTTCGCGCCAGACTCGGGATCGGCTACCTGCCCCAGGAAGCATCGGTATTTCGCAGTCTCACGGTGGCGCAGAATATCATGGCCATTCTGCAGCTGCGCAAAGACCTTGATAAGGCCGCCCGTAATCAAATGCTGGAACAACTCATGGAAGAGTTCCAGATAGAACATTTGCGCGACACCGACGGTATCTCGCTTTCCGGTGGAGAACGTCGGCGTGTTGAAATCGCGCGCGCACTGGCCAATCAACCCGAGTTCATCCTGCTGGATGAACCCTTCGCCGGGGTTGACCCGATTTCGGTGATCGACATCCAGTCAATTATCCGTCAGCTCGCCACGCGCGGGATCGGCGTTTTGATCACCGACCACAATGTTCGCGAAACCCTGGGGATATGTGATCGTGCCTATGTCATGGGCAATGGCGAGGTTTTGGCCGAGGGAAATCCGAGCCAGATTCTCGATAATAAAATCGTAAGAAAGATTTACTTAGGCGATGATTTTAAGCTATAA
- the rapZ gene encoding RNase adapter RapZ, which translates to MKLVIVSGLSGSGKTVALHTLEDAGYYCIDNLPLGMLPQLIDNMINTTPEPYDLVAIAIDARSGIDDSDRFDVIMNKINKHPLEVKILFLTADTSRLLKRFSETRRKHPLSRTGLPLADAIQQEKKMLEDIHTNADLSIDSSNLSVHELRHMIIDQLLSQSSSEMGILIQSFGFKNGVPADTDFVFDVRCLPNPHWEKSLRPLTGCDRAVVKYLEQYEDVEKMFESIHSFLDDWIPRFEKENRSYMTISIGCTGGKHRSVYLAERIATKFKKDRSSLSIRHRDMA; encoded by the coding sequence GTGAAACTGGTGATTGTGAGCGGCCTGTCCGGCTCTGGAAAAACCGTAGCCCTGCATACGCTGGAGGACGCCGGTTACTATTGCATCGATAACCTGCCGCTCGGAATGCTGCCGCAACTCATCGATAACATGATCAACACGACCCCGGAACCTTATGACCTGGTCGCTATCGCTATCGATGCACGCAGCGGGATTGATGATTCGGATCGTTTCGACGTCATCATGAATAAAATTAACAAGCACCCGTTAGAGGTCAAGATCCTGTTCCTGACCGCGGATACTTCACGGCTGTTAAAACGCTTTAGCGAAACCCGTCGCAAACATCCGCTTTCCAGAACGGGCCTGCCGCTGGCCGACGCCATCCAGCAGGAAAAGAAAATGCTGGAAGATATTCACACCAATGCAGATCTTTCGATTGATAGCTCAAATTTGAGCGTGCATGAACTGCGGCATATGATCATTGACCAGCTGCTATCGCAATCAAGCTCCGAAATGGGAATTTTAATTCAGTCCTTCGGCTTCAAGAATGGCGTTCCAGCGGATACCGATTTTGTATTCGACGTGCGTTGTCTACCGAATCCCCACTGGGAAAAAAGCCTCAGGCCATTGACCGGATGCGACCGTGCGGTGGTCAAGTACCTCGAGCAATACGAGGATGTCGAGAAAATGTTCGAATCAATTCATTCTTTCCTGGACGACTGGATCCCGCGCTTCGAAAAAGAGAATCGCAGTTACATGACAATCTCGATCGGTTGTACCGGGGGCAAACATCGCTCGGTATACCTGGCGGAACGTATCGCTACGAAATTCAAAAAAGACCGTAGCAGCCTGTCCATCCGTCACCGTGACATGGCATGA
- the kdsC gene encoding 3-deoxy-manno-octulosonate-8-phosphatase KdsC, giving the protein MTTRASDDARQVRLLIVDIDGVLTDGGLTFDNRGEEYKTFNSLDGHGIRMLLDCGIEVAVITGRNSDIVNHRMGELGVKHIYQGHRDKLTAFEKLLQATGFEPAQVAYVGDDLPDLPIMQKVGLAIAVNNAHNFVKQHCDWVTETPGGKGAVREVCDFILEAQSMLDDRQNSYLS; this is encoded by the coding sequence ATGACAACTAGAGCAAGCGATGATGCGAGGCAGGTGCGTTTGCTCATCGTCGATATTGATGGAGTGCTCACCGATGGCGGACTGACATTTGATAACCGGGGAGAAGAATACAAAACCTTTAATTCTCTCGATGGACATGGCATTCGCATGTTGCTCGATTGTGGCATTGAAGTCGCGGTCATTACCGGACGCAATTCGGATATCGTCAACCATCGCATGGGGGAGCTCGGTGTCAAACATATCTACCAGGGTCACCGTGACAAGTTAACGGCTTTTGAAAAACTGCTGCAGGCTACTGGCTTCGAACCAGCACAGGTGGCTTACGTCGGGGATGATTTGCCGGATCTGCCGATCATGCAAAAAGTCGGCCTGGCGATTGCGGTAAATAACGCGCACAATTTTGTCAAACAACACTGTGACTGGGTGACCGAGACGCCAGGTGGCAAGGGAGCGGTGCGTGAGGTATGCGACTTCATCCTGGAAGCACAGTCCATGCTTGATGACCGGCAGAATAGCTACCTGTCATGA
- a CDS encoding ROK family protein — protein sequence MGYRLGIDLGGTKIEVLVLDPNQRPVYRERVATPAHSYDEILATIADRVISARANVKQEMTIGIGIPGAISPATGLLRNSNTVCMNGRPFLGDIEKLLECEVRVENDANCFTLSEALGGAAKDYRIVFGVIIGTGTGGGLVIDGRLVNGPHSISGEWGHNPLPWHHRDDGSPACFCGKTSCIETFISGPGFAQSFETRFGRKLSSKEIIAAADSGDAECRIMMDIYHDQMARALAHVINIVDPHAIVLGGGMSNIDSIYAEIPRRLPEYVFSDFVETSILKAERGDASGVYGAALLWE from the coding sequence ATGGGATATAGATTGGGAATCGATCTCGGTGGCACTAAAATCGAGGTATTGGTGCTGGACCCGAATCAGCGACCGGTTTATCGGGAACGTGTTGCCACTCCGGCCCACAGTTACGACGAAATACTGGCGACGATTGCCGATCGGGTGATAAGCGCACGTGCTAATGTCAAGCAGGAAATGACGATCGGTATCGGTATCCCGGGTGCGATATCTCCGGCAACCGGATTATTGCGCAATTCAAATACAGTCTGCATGAACGGACGACCTTTTTTAGGTGATATTGAAAAATTGCTGGAATGTGAGGTTCGTGTTGAAAATGACGCCAACTGTTTTACCCTGTCGGAAGCGTTGGGAGGCGCCGCAAAGGATTACAGGATAGTTTTTGGCGTGATTATCGGTACCGGAACCGGGGGTGGTCTCGTGATTGATGGTCGACTGGTGAACGGGCCGCACTCGATCAGTGGGGAGTGGGGGCATAATCCGCTGCCTTGGCATCACAGAGACGACGGGTCGCCAGCTTGTTTTTGCGGCAAGACATCCTGTATCGAAACTTTTATTTCGGGACCCGGATTTGCACAATCTTTCGAGACTCGTTTTGGGCGCAAGCTTTCGAGCAAGGAAATAATTGCCGCCGCCGATAGCGGGGACGCCGAATGCCGTATCATGATGGACATCTATCACGATCAGATGGCACGCGCGTTGGCCCACGTCATTAATATCGTCGACCCGCACGCGATCGTACTGGGTGGTGGCATGTCAAATATCGATTCAATTTATGCCGAGATTCCCAGGCGTCTCCCCGAGTACGTATTTTCAGACTTTGTCGAAACCTCGATACTGAAAGCCGAGCGTGGGGATGCCAGCGGTGTATACGGTGCGGCACTGCTGTGGGAATAA
- the lptA gene encoding lipopolysaccharide transport periplasmic protein LptA, which yields MTAIVKTIVLLFLLFPGQLRALASDGDQPIEVEADSLEVRESERISIYQGNVKLIQGSLQISSERLVIRFNADNELQVIEMTGAPARFRQLDDDQIEMLGEAAQIDYTESQSLLVLRGSARFSHAGDIIESEMIRVNTESNSIKAGSSESDERVKMLIQPRQDSKSSE from the coding sequence ATGACGGCGATAGTTAAAACCATTGTATTACTTTTCCTGTTGTTTCCCGGTCAGCTCCGGGCGCTTGCCTCTGACGGTGACCAACCGATTGAGGTCGAGGCAGACAGCCTCGAAGTCAGGGAGTCGGAGCGCATCAGTATTTACCAGGGTAACGTCAAATTGATCCAGGGAAGTCTCCAGATCAGTTCCGAACGACTGGTGATTCGTTTCAATGCAGATAATGAGTTGCAGGTCATCGAAATGACCGGTGCCCCGGCCAGGTTTCGACAGCTCGATGACGATCAAATCGAAATGCTGGGCGAAGCAGCACAGATCGACTACACCGAAAGCCAGTCCCTGCTCGTGCTGCGTGGCAGCGCACGTTTCAGTCACGCCGGCGATATCATCGAAAGCGAGATGATTCGCGTCAACACCGAGAGTAACAGTATCAAGGCCGGCAGTTCAGAGTCCGATGAGCGTGTGAAGATGCTGATCCAGCCCCGCCAGGATTCTAAATCCTCCGAATAA
- the hprK gene encoding HPr(Ser) kinase/phosphatase produces MRSALKIRDFLSQYQQKLKLDFNSRPVGLEREIKLSRQASNTFDAADYFNVIRTSSIVVVGYQESRYIRKLSNSQQTSLFKTLFHGPVCAIICSQDNLLPEAMIKLCESNEVPVLVSGLNDSDLLDNTRYLLAHALAEKTDEHGVFLEVYNVGVFITGKTAVGKSELALSLISRGHHLISDDVTLFSRSTPDMVVGQSPELLTDFLEVRGLGVVNVRAMFGANALKNSMPLGLIIKLVELNQKNKTEFDRLGKNLERRSILGLEFPEVALPVAQGRNLAVLVEAATRNHLLQINGYNAAQDFITRQSQAIAQNPATTDPASRMNTE; encoded by the coding sequence ATGAGATCCGCTTTAAAAATCCGTGACTTTCTCTCCCAGTATCAGCAAAAACTAAAACTAGACTTCAATTCTCGCCCGGTCGGCCTGGAACGCGAGATAAAGCTGTCGCGCCAGGCTTCGAACACTTTCGATGCGGCCGATTACTTCAACGTTATCCGCACCTCGAGTATCGTCGTTGTCGGCTATCAGGAATCTCGCTATATCCGGAAGCTGAGCAATAGTCAACAAACCAGCTTGTTCAAAACGCTGTTTCACGGACCGGTTTGCGCGATCATCTGTAGCCAGGACAACCTGCTTCCGGAGGCCATGATCAAATTGTGCGAATCCAACGAGGTGCCGGTTCTGGTTTCGGGACTTAACGATTCCGATTTACTCGACAATACTCGTTACCTGCTCGCGCACGCCCTGGCTGAAAAAACCGATGAACACGGCGTCTTTTTAGAAGTCTATAATGTCGGCGTTTTTATTACTGGTAAAACGGCAGTTGGTAAAAGCGAACTGGCTTTATCGCTGATCTCCCGGGGTCACCATTTGATATCTGATGACGTTACGTTATTTTCACGCAGCACCCCCGATATGGTTGTGGGCCAAAGCCCGGAATTGCTGACCGATTTCCTGGAGGTACGCGGCCTTGGTGTTGTCAACGTGCGCGCGATGTTTGGTGCCAACGCGCTGAAAAATAGCATGCCACTGGGTCTCATCATCAAACTGGTCGAACTGAATCAGAAAAACAAAACCGAGTTCGACCGACTCGGTAAAAATCTCGAACGGCGCAGTATCCTGGGCCTCGAGTTTCCAGAGGTGGCGCTGCCGGTGGCGCAGGGCCGCAACCTGGCGGTACTGGTCGAAGCGGCGACGCGCAACCATTTGTTACAGATAAACGGGTACAATGCCGCGCAGGATTTCATCACGCGTCAAAGCCAGGCAATAGCGCAGAATCCTGCTACGACCGACCCGGCTTCGAGGATGAACACAGAGTGA